The stretch of DNA AAACACTTGTGCGCTGGGGTGAAGACTCCCCCTTCTGAACCGCCGAGTAATGCAGGAGCGATGGGGGATGTAGTTCCGGCCGCTTCGCTTAACGTTCGCGTTGCTCACGTTAGCCTTCACTGAAACTTCGTTTTCGCCGAGGACTGTTCGACGGCCGCGCGCTTCTTGCGCGGACTAGTTCCGCAGGCGCCCATCGCTTCTAGTAACGCAGGGCACCCAGCAAAGGGCGGTTCAGTAGGGGCGGCCTTTTTTCGCTTACCTTTTTTGGCCGCGCAAAAAAGGTGAGTAGCAGCCGGGCTACCCCCGGCCAACTGACCCGAACACTTCACTGACAGCTTCTTAGCCGCCGCCGTACGCAATGTTGAGGGGGCGGCTCTTGATTAAAGAACCCACGCCGCGATGACGAGCCCCTACACCACCCCCCTAAATCATCCCCTCCAACACCTCGCACTAGGCGCGTGCAAGATTGTTTAGATCATACCATCCACCGCCAAAGGCCATGAGCCGTCCCGGCGCGTCCTCTTCGCTCAACGCCACCAACCGCTGGGCAACATGCCGGTGCGCGGCTTCCGATAATCGCAACCCTCCCAGCGGGTCGCCCGCTAGACCATCCGCCCCGCACTGCAGAATGTAGAACTCCGGGCGTTGCTTGCGTGGAAAAGCCTCTCCCATTTCCCATGCCCGAAGGAATTCCCGGTTGCCTGACCCAGGTGCGAGCGGTAGTAGTGGTTGCACGCCTGGCGCCGAGAGGCCCCGGGAGCCGGCGCTTTTTATCTCGCGCTGTTACACTAAACCTCATGTCTTCTCGCCAACCCGTACCGTCCGCCGGTCCTCAGTGGGAAGACATTCCTTACGATCTTCTGGATCATTGCAGCGATTTGATCCAGAGCGTATCAGCGGAAGGCAACTTTCTTTACGTGAATCGCGCGTGGCTTGAGACCTTGGGATACGCAGCGAGCTAAGTTCCTGGGTTGAACGTATTCGGCGTGATCCATCCGGACTTCCGCGTGCACTGCACCGAAATTATTGGGCGGCTCATGTCTGGCGAGGACGTGGGCCTATTCGATGTAGTGTTTCAAGCCAGGAGCGGGCGCGCTATTCATCTCGAAGGCAATCTCAATTGCCGCCGAAGTGCTGGCTCGGTGGTCGCGACGCGGGGGATATTCCGCGATGTGACGCAGCGCCGGTTGGACGAGAAATCCTCGGGGAAGCGCGATGCCATGCTGCATGCGCTGAGAGATAACTTGCCCGGTGGCGCGGTGTACCAGATGACGCGCACGGCATCCGGGGAATTGCATTGCGATTACCTTAGCGGAGGCATCGTGGCGTTATGCGGGCTCACGGCAAGCGAAGTTCTGGCCGAACCCCGTAAGGTCTTCCAATGTATTCATCCCGAGGATATGCAGCGCTGGAAGGAGGCCGCCAAGCGCTCCTCCGAGCAATTGAGCACCTTCGACGCCGAAGTTCGTTATCGCAATGCGACGGGCGAATTGTGCTGGGTACATTCCGTGGCGCGCCCCACCCGGACAGCGGATGGCGGCACGAGATGGGATGGCCTGATCAGCGACATATCCGAAAGAAGGCGCACCGAGGAGGCGTTACGGCATCAAACGTAGCGGCTGCAAATCGCGCAGCGGGCCGCTAAGATAATTGTATTGGACTGGGACATTGGAAAGGACGAATTGCACTTTAGCGATTCTCCAGAATGGCTCAGGGGGCCGTTGCCCAAGGACACCGGAAAGTATCCTTTGTTCAAGGATCAGGTGCATCCCGAGGACCGTGCAAAATTCTTAGCCATGCTCGATCGTGCGGTCGAATCCGGGCAATGGATCATGGAAGATTACCGCTTAGTCCGCACCGACGGCATCGTGTTGTGGATCCATTCTCATCAAGTCATGATTCCCGGGCCCGATGGCAGAGCCCAGCGCATGATTGTGGCCTTGCGCGATGTGACCGAGGAAAAGGGCACGGAACTGGCTCTTGCGGACAGCGTGCGCCGCTTCAAGGCGCTCACCGCCATGTCCTCCGATTGGTACTGGGAGCAGGATGTGGATTTTCGCTTTACCCAAGTCCACGCGGGGGCCGAACTGGGCGTCGGCATTCCCATCGGAATGACACGTTGGGAGATCGACACTTACGGCGTCAGCGAGAAGGACTGGGAACTGCACAAACAAATTTTGCGCGAGCAC from Betaproteobacteria bacterium encodes:
- a CDS encoding PAS domain S-box protein; translation: MNVFGVIHPDFRVHCTEIIGRLMSGEDVGLFDVVFQARSGRAIHLEGNLNCRRSAGSVVATRGIFRDVTQRRLDEKSSGKRDAMLHALRDNLPGGAVYQMTRTASGELHCDYLSGGIVALCGLTASEVLAEPRKVFQCIHPEDMQRWKEAAKRSSEQLSTFDAEVRYRNATGELCWVHSVARPTRTADGGTRWDGLISDISERRRTEEALRHQT